From Granulicella sp. WH15, the proteins below share one genomic window:
- a CDS encoding DUF3320 domain-containing protein, whose amino-acid sequence MGTAGIPVTEDLRPILEEVRKDLLDFGMRNPLLNYRLLKARGAESMPTDASSIFRQLVVESQEFEFAPAYRMRKREQLLLADGDADLKSADMSWRQLSPEQQALWGSGDVPDGTLAAIHSEKDLESRLLATYYSARSSVEEQGVNTLFVALGMLAWSDPAAPDDIHRAPLLLVPVELSRESSSEGFRLCYSGDDVSPNVCLIEFLKQFGIAFDSGSETDEFDAEQYFDRFAEAISANPTWSIDRHSVVLGFFSFSKFLMYRDLDPSTWPEESVLLKHELLSKLLGQGSFAGDGSSLNEESYLDEHLSSSKCFHVVDADSSQTLALLDVASGKSMVIQGPPGTGKSQTIVNMIAEALASNKKILFVSEKQAALDVVKKRLDKIGLGNPCLELHSNKAKKKEVIDELKRTAGLDLLVSRPRSAEQETLAASREELNEYCRAVNEPIGASRERPIDLFGLILPAIARLSTVDNPILDLPDSMKWDEVETQRRRNLVKSLQDRLDSTGIPEKHPYWGSNIRVVLPVTRDRLRHYCREAAEATVALRQAGHSLANLLGAAQPTSPADISSLCHVAKRLLDPPPLTGLDIQSGVWGKHQAVIFKAIEAGRRLSDIRAKWTSLLRADAWSVDTHSLQNELQALGVKWWRFVSPKWKSTVQQAKALLAVPGTRNVPEYLAITNAIQEASVCEKLLAEHTAVLDEAYGHHWRGGASDWDLLKSQMEAVLSIRSDTASGQLPGWCSGFVTGASDHGAVRNDVSSTEVALHHLEATRKAVIELLKFSSEDLGIAATTRPGQSLVSIEESWLSLADSASSLDALVAYLLVREDCVSEGLEALTDLADKWQSASSHLVDVFDYARTSQLLTHAFERFPTLVHFDQKTHSDLVERFRRLDDKALSWARAAVVTAHHEGMPQSSSGNGQLGYLYTMFERRTKFPPIRKLMTNAGLAIQALKPVFMMSPLSVANFLPPTEVTFDLVIFDEASQVRPADALGAIVRASQAVVVGDSKQLPPSNFFDSLVAADGDGDGIATTDIESILGLFCSRSAHQRMLRWHYRSRHESLIEGSNYLFYKTLVVFPSPDQRSENLGLIYNKITDAPYERSRTRTNPTEARIIAEAVMKHATEQLKRDPKERLTLGVAAFSVAQRDAILDQLEIARRRYPGLEEFFATPPHEPFFVKNLENIQGDERDVIFISVGYGRTAEGYLAMSFGPVNRDGGERRLNVLFTRARRRCEVFTTLSSDDVELGPTAGAGLRALKHFLQYAEHGRLGVATPAGRLPDSPFEEQVIDALVGLGYEVHPQVGCAGFFIDMAVVDPSKPGRYLIGIECDGAAYHSARSARDRDRLRGAVLLGLGWNLHRIWSTAWFKSRDREVERLQAAIEAAQLAPSDASVSREIEADPVDVELVAEVPPVATERNQKSSSAMVRPYEFCQLDISLSSNDLHLVPMIRLVEWINQVVAVESPVHWTEAGRRITDALGIQRMGSRIQEALIRACESGARSKKFRYKDDFLVSITQEQYPVRDRSAFSPQTKKLEYVSPAEICAAVEQVVMEGFGMPSDDIPVAVCRLLGFARVSEDMRVIVSACRDSLISAGRLQQRSGMLIHEMMS is encoded by the coding sequence ATGGGTACAGCCGGAATACCAGTAACGGAAGATTTGCGCCCAATTCTTGAGGAGGTTCGTAAAGACCTGCTCGACTTCGGGATGCGGAACCCGCTTCTCAACTACCGCTTGCTGAAAGCACGCGGTGCTGAGAGCATGCCCACCGATGCAAGCAGCATCTTCCGGCAACTGGTTGTAGAGAGTCAGGAGTTCGAGTTCGCACCTGCCTATCGAATGCGGAAACGTGAGCAACTTCTTCTCGCGGATGGGGATGCAGACTTGAAATCCGCTGATATGTCATGGAGACAACTCTCGCCTGAGCAACAGGCGCTATGGGGAAGTGGGGATGTTCCAGACGGAACACTCGCGGCCATTCATAGTGAAAAAGACCTTGAATCTAGGCTCTTGGCGACATACTATTCAGCCCGCAGTTCTGTCGAAGAACAGGGCGTCAACACGCTTTTCGTTGCTCTCGGGATGTTGGCTTGGAGCGACCCTGCAGCACCAGATGACATTCATCGCGCACCGCTGCTCCTTGTGCCGGTTGAACTGAGTAGAGAAAGTTCCTCGGAGGGATTTCGCCTTTGCTATTCCGGTGACGATGTATCCCCAAACGTTTGCTTGATTGAGTTTCTAAAACAGTTTGGCATCGCATTTGACTCCGGTAGTGAAACTGACGAATTCGACGCTGAGCAGTACTTCGATCGGTTTGCCGAAGCAATCTCGGCGAATCCAACATGGTCTATAGATCGCCATTCGGTCGTCCTGGGTTTCTTCTCATTTTCTAAATTTCTCATGTACAGGGATCTCGATCCGTCAACATGGCCAGAAGAAAGCGTCCTCCTTAAGCACGAGCTCTTGTCAAAACTACTCGGCCAGGGTTCGTTTGCAGGCGATGGGTCATCACTGAATGAAGAGTCCTATCTTGACGAGCACCTCAGCTCAAGTAAATGCTTCCACGTAGTCGACGCCGACAGCTCACAAACGCTTGCTCTGCTTGATGTCGCCAGCGGTAAAAGTATGGTGATCCAGGGGCCACCCGGAACGGGCAAGTCTCAAACGATCGTCAATATGATCGCTGAAGCACTCGCAAGCAACAAGAAAATTCTTTTCGTCTCCGAAAAACAGGCAGCGCTCGATGTAGTGAAGAAGCGTCTCGACAAGATTGGTCTAGGGAACCCATGTCTTGAGCTGCACAGCAACAAGGCAAAGAAGAAGGAGGTCATCGACGAGCTAAAACGTACTGCCGGACTTGATCTGTTGGTGTCCCGGCCTCGCTCTGCTGAGCAGGAAACTCTCGCCGCTTCTCGGGAGGAACTCAACGAATACTGCCGGGCCGTTAACGAGCCTATTGGTGCGTCACGAGAAAGACCTATCGACCTGTTTGGTCTGATATTGCCTGCTATAGCTCGACTCTCAACGGTAGACAATCCAATCCTCGATCTGCCGGATTCTATGAAGTGGGATGAAGTCGAAACTCAACGGAGACGAAATCTTGTGAAGTCGCTGCAAGATCGACTTGACTCGACCGGCATACCGGAAAAACATCCTTATTGGGGAAGTAACATCCGAGTCGTTCTTCCTGTGACGAGAGATAGGCTTCGGCACTACTGCAGGGAAGCGGCTGAGGCTACGGTGGCATTAAGACAAGCCGGTCACTCTCTGGCCAATCTTCTTGGGGCCGCGCAGCCAACATCGCCAGCAGATATTTCAAGTCTTTGCCATGTCGCTAAGAGGCTGCTCGACCCCCCACCGTTGACGGGACTGGACATTCAAAGCGGTGTCTGGGGGAAGCATCAGGCAGTTATTTTTAAGGCCATTGAAGCAGGTCGTCGTCTATCTGATATTCGAGCAAAGTGGACAAGTCTTCTACGAGCCGATGCCTGGTCGGTTGACACCCACTCTCTCCAAAATGAGCTTCAAGCCCTCGGAGTCAAGTGGTGGCGTTTCGTGTCGCCTAAGTGGAAATCGACAGTCCAGCAAGCGAAGGCGCTCCTTGCCGTACCAGGCACACGCAACGTGCCGGAATATCTGGCAATCACAAATGCCATTCAAGAAGCATCTGTGTGCGAAAAGCTTCTTGCGGAACACACGGCAGTTCTCGATGAAGCCTACGGACACCACTGGCGGGGAGGAGCCTCAGACTGGGATTTACTCAAATCTCAGATGGAAGCAGTTCTTTCAATAAGGAGTGATACTGCATCCGGCCAACTGCCGGGGTGGTGTTCGGGATTCGTAACTGGAGCGTCAGACCATGGTGCAGTCAGAAACGACGTTTCGTCGACTGAAGTTGCACTCCATCACCTCGAAGCGACTCGCAAAGCGGTCATCGAGTTGCTTAAGTTTTCCAGCGAGGACCTTGGCATTGCCGCAACGACCCGCCCGGGCCAATCTCTTGTCAGCATCGAGGAATCATGGCTCTCTTTGGCGGATAGTGCAAGCAGTCTTGATGCTTTAGTGGCATATCTTCTGGTTCGAGAAGATTGTGTGAGCGAAGGTCTTGAAGCGCTCACGGATTTAGCTGACAAGTGGCAATCGGCTTCGTCGCATCTTGTCGATGTTTTTGACTATGCACGGACGTCTCAACTGCTTACACATGCCTTTGAGCGATTTCCAACCCTGGTGCATTTCGATCAGAAGACTCATTCTGATCTTGTGGAGAGGTTCCGTCGACTGGATGACAAAGCCTTGAGTTGGGCGCGCGCAGCTGTCGTGACCGCGCATCATGAGGGAATGCCCCAAAGCAGTTCGGGTAACGGTCAGCTTGGCTACCTTTACACGATGTTTGAACGGAGGACTAAGTTTCCGCCAATCCGTAAGCTGATGACCAACGCCGGCTTGGCCATCCAGGCATTGAAGCCCGTTTTTATGATGAGCCCCTTATCTGTCGCGAACTTCTTGCCGCCAACCGAAGTAACTTTCGACCTCGTTATATTCGATGAAGCGAGCCAAGTACGCCCAGCAGATGCGCTTGGAGCTATCGTCAGAGCCTCTCAGGCGGTTGTTGTCGGCGATAGTAAGCAGCTTCCGCCGAGCAATTTTTTTGATTCCCTAGTTGCAGCGGATGGTGACGGTGACGGAATTGCAACGACCGATATCGAAAGCATCCTTGGACTCTTTTGCTCTCGAAGCGCCCATCAGAGAATGTTGCGTTGGCACTATCGCAGCAGACATGAATCGCTCATCGAGGGTTCAAATTATCTCTTTTACAAGACGTTAGTGGTGTTCCCAAGCCCAGATCAACGAAGCGAGAATCTCGGATTGATCTACAACAAGATCACCGATGCGCCATACGAACGTTCTCGAACGCGAACAAATCCGACCGAAGCCCGCATCATTGCGGAAGCTGTGATGAAGCATGCCACAGAGCAACTCAAACGTGATCCTAAGGAACGACTGACCCTTGGTGTCGCTGCCTTCAGCGTTGCGCAAAGAGACGCGATACTGGACCAACTCGAAATAGCGAGGAGAAGATATCCGGGACTAGAAGAGTTTTTCGCGACGCCTCCTCACGAACCGTTCTTCGTTAAAAACTTGGAAAATATCCAAGGCGACGAACGGGATGTCATCTTCATAAGTGTCGGCTATGGGAGAACAGCAGAGGGTTATCTCGCAATGAGTTTCGGGCCAGTAAATCGAGACGGCGGTGAAAGGCGATTGAACGTGCTCTTTACCCGCGCGCGTAGGCGCTGTGAGGTCTTTACTACTCTGAGTTCAGACGATGTTGAACTGGGTCCTACGGCTGGCGCTGGACTTCGTGCGCTTAAGCATTTTCTTCAGTACGCCGAGCACGGACGGCTTGGAGTCGCTACTCCAGCAGGGCGCCTTCCCGATTCACCCTTCGAAGAACAAGTTATTGATGCGCTGGTAGGTCTCGGATACGAAGTCCATCCGCAGGTTGGTTGCGCCGGGTTCTTCATTGATATGGCGGTTGTCGACCCGAGCAAGCCAGGGCGTTATCTAATCGGCATCGAATGCGACGGTGCTGCGTACCATAGCGCACGGAGCGCAAGAGACCGAGATCGATTGAGGGGGGCAGTCCTGCTTGGTCTCGGATGGAACCTTCACCGCATTTGGTCTACAGCTTGGTTCAAGAGCCGAGATCGCGAAGTCGAACGGCTTCAGGCCGCTATTGAGGCGGCACAGCTGGCCCCTTCGGATGCTTCTGTATCGCGCGAGATTGAGGCAGATCCTGTCGATGTCGAACTTGTTGCCGAAGTGCCACCTGTCGCCACCGAGAGAAATCAGAAATCTTCAAGCGCCATGGTTCGGCCATATGAGTTCTGCCAACTTGACATATCGCTTAGCTCGAACGACCTTCATCTGGTGCCGATGATCCGGCTAGTGGAATGGATTAATCAAGTTGTTGCGGTCGAAAGTCCAGTTCATTGGACCGAAGCAGGTCGAAGGATAACTGACGCTCTTGGCATTCAGCGGATGGGCAGCCGGATTCAAGAAGCACTCATTCGAGCATGTGAATCGGGTGCACGGTCGAAGAAATTTAGATACAAAGATGACTTCCTCGTGAGTATTACGCAGGAACAATATCCTGTCCGGGACCGTTCTGCGTTTTCTCCGCAAACAAAGAAACTTGAATACGTTTCGCCTGCAGAGATATGTGCGGCAGTGGAGCAAGTCGTGATGGAGGGTTTTGGGATGCCCAGTGACGATATTCCTGTAGCGGTATGCCGACTATTAGGATTCGCACGAGTGAGCGAAGACATGCGTGTAATAGTTTCTGCCTGTCGCGATTCTCTTATTTCAGCGGGACGATTGCAGCAGCGGTCAGGGATGCTCATTCACGAGATGATGAGCTAA
- a CDS encoding DUF6088 family protein has protein sequence MSILASSIPAAIRDRISAPAQPRVWTPEDFADLGPRTAVDQALHRLVASRALRRIARGFYDTPQNNQLTGKPTYPNPRDVIDALARKGKVRVVVDGLTAANDLGLTDAVPARIGVLTDGRFRPITLGNLTLDFQSAAPSRLYWAGRPAMRFVQALHWLRDMLPSDDGSLRKRLVSILKDPDHGHAIQDDLRSGLSALPEWMRVIVRDLFQQASAGVSPSAPKEKPARRSPALARTIKKKRVSLSR, from the coding sequence ATGTCCATTCTTGCATCGAGCATTCCAGCCGCCATTCGGGATCGGATTTCCGCTCCCGCGCAGCCACGCGTCTGGACTCCCGAGGATTTCGCTGACCTTGGGCCGCGCACTGCGGTCGATCAAGCGCTCCATCGGCTGGTTGCCTCACGCGCCTTGCGGCGGATCGCTCGCGGTTTCTACGACACACCTCAAAACAACCAACTTACGGGGAAGCCCACCTATCCTAACCCGCGCGACGTGATTGACGCGCTGGCGCGGAAGGGCAAGGTTCGGGTGGTAGTCGATGGCCTCACCGCCGCCAACGACCTTGGACTCACTGACGCCGTTCCAGCACGTATCGGCGTGCTCACCGATGGCCGCTTCCGGCCAATCACTCTCGGCAATCTGACACTCGACTTTCAGTCCGCCGCCCCTAGCCGACTGTACTGGGCGGGCCGTCCTGCTATGCGCTTTGTACAAGCGCTCCATTGGCTGCGCGATATGCTTCCGTCCGACGACGGAAGCCTTCGTAAGCGGCTCGTCTCCATCCTCAAAGACCCCGATCATGGACATGCAATTCAGGACGACTTGCGCAGCGGCCTGTCGGCGCTGCCGGAGTGGATGCGGGTGATTGTGCGCGACCTGTTCCAGCAAGCTAGTGCTGGAGTGTCGCCGTCGGCACCGAAGGAGAAGCCCGCCAGACGCTCACCGGCCCTAGCCCGTACCATTAAGAAGAAGAGGGTTTCACTCAGCCGATGA
- a CDS encoding efflux transporter outer membrane subunit: MNHSHILSRNAILAIAAATIALQGCQVGPKYIRPTVQAPPAFKETEPQIASDGTVWKTASPQLASSGLKWWEIYQEPELNALEDRLNISNQNIAQAFQNFMAARAQVRQARASYSPTLTTTPSYTRARASAHDTTSAVELSGVNLNSNEFSLPFDVSWEPDVWGRIRSTVREYANAAQVSAADLANEKLSEQANLAVYYFEIRGQDAQIALYRKTIDAYQQSLRLTQVLSRTGIDNEQSVAQAKLNLKTAEASATNLRLARAQYEHAIALLLGEPASAFSIPEKPQTDVPPFIPAGIPTELLQRRPDIAAAERAMSQANALIGVQTAAFYPSFSISGTAGLQSATVGSWFTWPSRFFSIGPSATQTLFDAGARRSVLDQYKAQYDGNVAAYRQTVLTAFQQTEDYLAAQRILAQQEQQQQQAVVEAQRYLDLANVRYRTGVDTFLNVFTAETDLLTNQQTTVNLRTQRFTSSVQLIEALGGGWDDTLLPQESAVAKKKP, encoded by the coding sequence ATGAACCACTCACACATTTTGTCTCGCAACGCGATACTCGCCATCGCAGCAGCAACTATCGCTCTGCAAGGCTGCCAGGTCGGGCCTAAGTATATTCGTCCGACAGTACAAGCACCGCCCGCATTCAAAGAAACCGAACCACAGATAGCCTCTGATGGAACAGTCTGGAAGACAGCCTCGCCACAACTTGCCTCCTCTGGATTGAAGTGGTGGGAGATCTACCAGGAGCCCGAGCTCAACGCATTGGAAGATCGCCTCAACATCTCCAACCAGAACATCGCGCAGGCTTTTCAAAACTTTATGGCCGCGAGAGCGCAGGTAAGGCAGGCGCGTGCGAGCTACTCCCCGACCCTAACCACAACGCCGTCCTACACACGAGCACGAGCGTCGGCCCACGACACGACATCGGCAGTGGAACTCAGTGGAGTCAACCTCAACAGCAATGAGTTCAGCCTGCCGTTCGACGTCTCATGGGAGCCCGATGTATGGGGACGCATCCGAAGCACCGTGCGTGAATATGCCAACGCTGCCCAGGTGAGCGCAGCAGACCTGGCTAACGAAAAACTCTCCGAACAAGCCAACCTGGCCGTCTACTACTTCGAGATACGCGGGCAGGACGCGCAGATCGCTCTCTACCGCAAGACGATCGACGCATACCAACAGAGCCTCCGACTCACACAAGTGCTAAGCCGAACCGGAATCGATAATGAACAGTCGGTCGCGCAAGCGAAGTTAAACCTGAAGACCGCCGAAGCCTCAGCCACCAATCTACGTCTCGCACGGGCTCAATACGAGCACGCAATCGCACTGCTGCTTGGCGAGCCAGCCTCGGCCTTCTCGATCCCGGAGAAGCCACAGACGGATGTTCCTCCATTCATCCCCGCAGGCATCCCCACGGAGCTTCTACAACGCCGTCCGGACATAGCCGCCGCCGAGCGAGCCATGTCGCAGGCCAATGCCTTGATTGGCGTGCAGACCGCTGCATTCTATCCATCCTTCAGCATCAGCGGCACAGCCGGTCTTCAAAGCGCAACCGTTGGCAGTTGGTTCACCTGGCCCAGCCGCTTCTTCTCGATAGGCCCTTCCGCGACCCAAACCCTCTTCGACGCCGGAGCACGTCGTTCAGTGCTCGACCAGTACAAGGCCCAATACGATGGCAATGTCGCGGCCTATCGGCAGACAGTGCTCACAGCGTTCCAGCAGACGGAGGACTACCTTGCCGCGCAACGCATCCTGGCCCAGCAGGAGCAACAGCAGCAGCAGGCCGTGGTTGAAGCGCAGCGCTATCTCGATCTAGCCAACGTTCGCTATCGCACCGGCGTCGATACATTCCTCAACGTATTCACCGCCGAGACCGATCTGCTCACCAATCAACAGACCACAGTCAACCTGCGCACACAGCGCTTCACCAGCAGCGTACAGTTGATCGAGGCTCTGGGAGGTGGATGGGACGACACGCTCCTCCCTCAAGAATCAGCCGTTGCAAAGAAGAAGCCGTAA
- a CDS encoding nucleotidyl transferase AbiEii/AbiGii toxin family protein — translation MTEGFQTILAASDEERRDLFVGAANRLRTNEQNIEKDFWVCWTLDALFNELEIGGPRLLFKGGTSLSKGYGLIERFSEDIDITVFREDIGQPATVEELEALSGKKRNARLDAIKAACQEYIQGPMLDQLSKLLRQTLQTAGLNANRARVEPDPADPDGQSLLLWYPTSTVEGNAYIRRAIKIESGAKSALDPHAPVVVEPYIVDDLPNLDLAVGNVTTVDPSRTFWDKIVILHGLRRWWDRRGELRGGGQRVSRHYYDVYRLLASEVGRKAKEDFKMAEDCVRHARMFFNRPDLDLATAVPGTFALTPHDGMLAYLRRDYEAMSGMIFGPIPNVDEVVTAIAELELWLNRL, via the coding sequence ATGACCGAGGGATTCCAAACGATACTAGCCGCCAGTGACGAAGAGCGCCGCGACCTTTTCGTGGGCGCTGCAAACCGGCTACGCACCAACGAGCAGAACATCGAAAAGGACTTCTGGGTTTGCTGGACGCTCGACGCGCTCTTCAACGAACTTGAGATAGGTGGCCCACGCTTGCTGTTCAAAGGTGGCACCTCGCTCTCCAAAGGCTATGGTTTGATCGAGCGCTTCTCCGAAGACATCGACATCACCGTCTTCCGGGAAGACATTGGTCAGCCCGCGACCGTCGAAGAGTTAGAAGCGCTTAGCGGCAAGAAGCGCAACGCTCGCTTGGACGCCATCAAAGCCGCCTGTCAGGAGTACATTCAGGGCCCGATGCTTGACCAGTTGAGCAAGCTACTGCGACAGACACTCCAGACCGCAGGACTAAATGCAAATCGGGCACGTGTGGAACCTGATCCCGCTGATCCCGACGGCCAGAGCCTGCTTCTGTGGTATCCCACTTCGACCGTTGAAGGCAATGCATACATCCGACGCGCTATCAAGATCGAGTCGGGCGCGAAGTCCGCGCTCGATCCTCATGCGCCGGTCGTCGTAGAGCCGTACATCGTGGACGACCTTCCGAACCTTGATCTGGCGGTGGGCAACGTGACGACCGTTGATCCTAGCCGCACCTTTTGGGACAAGATTGTTATCCTGCACGGCTTGCGTCGGTGGTGGGATCGTCGTGGCGAGCTGAGGGGAGGAGGTCAGCGAGTCTCGCGCCACTACTACGATGTCTACCGGCTCCTGGCTTCGGAGGTAGGCCGGAAGGCAAAGGAAGATTTTAAAATGGCCGAAGACTGTGTGCGCCATGCACGGATGTTCTTCAACCGGCCCGATCTTGATCTCGCCACAGCCGTCCCTGGCACTTTTGCTTTGACTCCTCATGACGGGATGTTGGCCTACTTACGACGAGACTACGAAGCGATGTCCGGCATGATTTTTGGACCGATACCGAATGTGGACGAGGTTGTTACGGCCATTGCGGAGCTGGAACTTTGGCTGAATCGCTTATAG
- a CDS encoding DUF2569 family protein has translation MDTIRNEYPNLVGVGGWLLWFCIVTTIISPAMVLVSTLSHPSGYSLIDVCLAAFSVFTGVSLWKAKPRALRLTKILLVIQFCLGTLLFIGELISSTSDSSPGKAASDPSGLRMLVFALIWFLYFKKSKRVRIVYGRAI, from the coding sequence GTGGATACCATTCGCAATGAGTACCCTAATTTAGTTGGCGTGGGCGGCTGGCTTCTCTGGTTTTGTATTGTCACCACGATCATTTCACCGGCAATGGTTCTGGTTTCCACACTCTCGCACCCATCGGGCTATTCGCTGATAGATGTATGCCTTGCTGCTTTTTCTGTCTTCACCGGAGTTAGCCTCTGGAAAGCCAAGCCCCGGGCGCTGCGTCTTACGAAGATCCTTCTGGTAATCCAGTTCTGTCTTGGAACGCTGCTCTTCATCGGTGAGCTAATCAGCTCCACCAGCGATTCATCTCCAGGTAAGGCCGCGTCCGACCCGAGTGGCCTAAGAATGCTCGTTTTCGCTTTGATATGGTTCCTCTACTTCAAGAAGTCGAAACGTGTTCGGATCGTTTATGGGCGAGCGATTTGA
- a CDS encoding protein kinase: MPLQSNAESLHDHFFLDYLQSVKGVNAWYYNQRFLGRGGNGTAFLVTCSSGPNVGMQFVLKVFHKISDELRREAFLSEIEHLRSLNHPAITRIFDEGTFTASTGAKYPFAVIEYVPVTARSLIAAKQVDRLRALRIALNCLSAIDCLHCATPPLIHRDIKPENILISEMGAKLADFGLVKVLADLEPENDIDALEGTQWPGMPWRYRTPELVQRAIDHKTVITPASDIFQFGTVFYELLTGVNPQRQPGKITDPIALNLRDIKGDQGQKLTYLVKAMLSKPPSHRPSASVCIGRLNKIHEAYCQSLFDVTGQFV; encoded by the coding sequence ATGCCGTTGCAATCAAATGCGGAGTCTCTCCACGACCACTTCTTCCTGGACTATTTGCAATCCGTAAAGGGAGTGAACGCTTGGTATTACAACCAGCGCTTCTTGGGACGCGGGGGAAACGGAACGGCGTTCTTGGTCACATGCTCATCTGGACCAAATGTCGGTATGCAATTTGTACTAAAGGTCTTTCACAAGATCAGCGACGAGCTCCGACGCGAAGCCTTTCTGTCCGAAATTGAGCATCTCCGCTCGTTGAATCACCCTGCAATCACGCGAATCTTTGACGAAGGAACTTTCACGGCCAGTACCGGTGCCAAATATCCGTTCGCCGTAATCGAATACGTTCCCGTTACGGCTCGCTCGCTCATCGCAGCCAAGCAGGTTGACCGGCTGAGAGCTCTCAGAATTGCACTGAACTGTCTGTCGGCTATCGACTGTCTTCATTGTGCGACGCCGCCTCTGATTCATCGTGACATCAAACCTGAAAACATTCTCATTAGCGAGATGGGTGCGAAGTTGGCCGACTTTGGATTAGTAAAGGTCTTGGCCGATCTCGAACCAGAGAACGATATCGATGCACTTGAAGGGACTCAATGGCCAGGGATGCCGTGGAGGTATCGAACACCAGAACTAGTTCAAAGAGCGATTGACCACAAGACAGTTATTACGCCTGCAAGTGACATCTTTCAGTTTGGGACCGTCTTCTACGAACTCTTGACGGGGGTAAATCCTCAACGTCAGCCGGGCAAGATCACAGATCCAATTGCTCTAAACCTGCGTGATATCAAGGGCGATCAAGGGCAAAAGTTGACCTACTTGGTTAAGGCGATGCTTTCGAAACCGCCCTCGCATCGTCCGAGTGCGAGTGTTTGTATCGGACGACTCAACAAGATTCATGAGGCCTACTGCCAATCTCTTTTTGACGTTACCGGCCAGTTTGTTTAG
- a CDS encoding FHA domain-containing protein: protein MNKQKQLARTLDDLAVTGRLQDLALFTVEGRSDRAAKIRQVLSTLDVGVYLLGAGPYSQAIVPLRCDEIVMGRLATPLEPILDKAVDVFVNDAVGLLPREVSRVHCAVYRREGGESDDYWLIDKGSSCGTFLNGERLDQPSSDAEQELIRASRPLAHGDVISLGPSKINTFLFADLRG, encoded by the coding sequence GTGAACAAACAAAAGCAACTCGCCCGTACGCTTGACGACCTAGCGGTTACAGGTCGCCTGCAGGACCTCGCTTTGTTCACGGTAGAGGGACGTTCCGACCGTGCAGCGAAGATCAGGCAGGTCCTTTCCACCCTCGATGTCGGCGTCTACCTTTTAGGAGCAGGTCCATATTCTCAGGCTATCGTCCCGCTGCGATGCGACGAAATCGTCATGGGTCGTCTGGCAACGCCATTGGAGCCGATTCTGGATAAGGCAGTCGATGTCTTTGTGAACGATGCCGTGGGACTGCTGCCGCGCGAGGTTTCACGGGTTCATTGTGCCGTCTATAGACGTGAGGGAGGGGAAAGCGATGATTACTGGCTCATCGACAAAGGGAGTTCATGCGGCACATTTTTGAACGGAGAGCGGCTGGATCAGCCGTCATCCGACGCGGAGCAAGAATTGATTCGTGCCAGTCGACCGTTGGCTCATGGTGATGTCATCTCACTCGGGCCATCAAAGATCAATACATTTCTCTTTGCCGATTTGAGAGGTTAG